The nucleotide window GCACGATAATGCCGTCCACTAGGCCTTTGCGTGTCAGGCGCGGAATCATGCGGCGTTCATCTTCCACGGTGTAAAAGAGGAACAACGAGAGGGTGTAGTCGTGGGCGTTGCATGCCTGCGCAATGCCTTCGGTCACACGGGCGAAATAGGGATCCGAGAAGAAGGTGTGCACCGTGCGCGGAATCACAAACCCCAAGATACCGGTGCGCTGGGTTGCCAGCGAACGCGCGGCAAGGTTGGGCTGATAGCCCGTTTCCTCGATGATTTTCAGCACACGCTGGCGAATCTCGTCGCGCACATAGGGGTGGTTGTTCAAGACGCGCGAGACGGTTGCAGGTGAGACGCCAGCCTTTTTTGCGATATCCGCAATGCGGAGTGGACGCTTGCTCATGAAAGCGTTTCCCTTTATTTGTGAAAGCGTTTTCAGCAGGCGCAGCCAGTATACAAAATTCACATGCGCTTGTCAAGAGGTTTTTGCCCCAATTTTCAGAAAAATCTCCATTTTGGGGCTGTTTTTGCGAAAGCGCTTTCACCACGGGTGTGTGAAAGGAAGACGGTTTGCCTCCATTTGCGCCCTCGCTCTCCCGTGAAGTACAATTCACCAGGGAGGGCGCGATGAAAAACATCTCCGAAGAATCAAATCGTGTGTTGTTGCAACGCGCTATTGGCGCCGTGAAAGCAGGCGACCACGAAGAAGCCCAATTCCTGCTGGAATGGCTGCTCATGCGCGATATCACCCGCGAGCAACGCGTCCAAACGCTCTATCTCCTTGCCACCATTCAAGCCGACCCCGCACACAAACGTCGCTATCTGCACGAGGCGCTTGCGCTTGACCCCTGGCACCCCGAAGCACGGCGTGCATTAGCCCAACTGGAAGGGCGGCTCGACCCTGACGATATCATTGACCCGAACCAGCCCACTTCCGCGGAAAACGCAGCGCCCGCCGCCCACCCTTCGGAAGCGCGGCGGTTCGTCTGTATCCAATGCGGCGGGCAACTGGCGTTCTTGCCCCAAGGCACCAAATTGCATTGCGCCCACTGCGGTCATACGGTCTCATTGCTCCAAGCCCTGGATGAAGGCGCCGCCGTTGAAGAGCGCGACTTTTTTGTTGACCTTGTCACCCGACGCGGACACACATCCGCCACACGCGCCCGCACCTTTACCTGCCACACATGCGGCGCCACCTACCTCTCCGAAACACTCTCGCTCGCCTTCACATGCCCGTACTGCCATTCGGCATACGTTGCGGAACAGGAAGAAACGCGCGATATTGTGCCGCCCGAAGGCGTTATCCCCATGCATCTTTCAGCCAACGAGGCCGAGCACGCCATTCGCGCCTGGCTGACCGCGCAAAAGATGAAAAGCGTCGCACACGTAGAACCGCCACATGGCGTTTATCTGCCAGTGTGGACGTTCGACATCGGCGGCGTGCTCATTTACACCTACCGCATCGTGCGCACGCGCAACGATGACGAGATAGGCTTCTGGAATTCAGGATTGGGTGGCCCTACAGAAGAAATTGTGCGCAGCGAATGGCCTGTTCTGGCGGATGACATTCCCGTCCTTGCGACCCATTCTCTCCCCGCCGACCTCGCCCCCTGTGTCCGCACATTCGATTTTCGCGGCGTGCAACCGTTCGCATCCGAATATCTGGCGGGTTGGCCGGCTGAAACGTATGCGATTCCACCCGCTGACGCCTCAATTGTCGCACGCAGCGCCACACTCACACATGAACGCCAGCGCCTTGAACGCCAGGTGAAAGTTTCCAATACGCTGAGCGCTATCGAAGGCTTCCACGTTGATTCAAGCCGCATGTACGTGGAAGCCTTCAAACTGGTGCTTGTCCCGTTCTGGCTTTCGCGCTACACCCTGCGCACGCACACGACACCCTTTATGGTGGTGGTCAACGGGCAAAATGGGCGCGTCTGCGGGCAAACACCGCGCACGTTCGGGAATTGGCGTAAGCGCCTTCGCCGCTGGCTGGGGCTCTAAGAGTACACTCGCCCTTCTCGCGCCACCCGCTACGGGTGGCGTTTTTGTGTGCAATGGGTCAGGTGCACTAGTGAAATTGGGTCAGGTGCACCTGCACAACAGGGCGTCCACCTGGTATGGTAGAGGCGGATGTGAGAAAGCAAACACACACGACTCGACACGAGGAGGGTGCCATGTCTACGTTAAGTTCACACAACCCGCTGATTCTCATTCTGGCGCTCGTCACCGCCGCCGGTGCAGCCGGCGCAGCCTATCTGGCATACGTGGCGATGGGCAAAGAAACGCCCGAAATTCGCAAGCAATTCGGCGCGATTTTCTTCATCACAGGGCTGTTCTCGCTTGGCGGTTTCGCCCAATTGATTCTGACTGACTGGGCGGGTTTTCCAGCCGGGCACTATTCTGAACTGTTCGGCGTGACGACCGGCTTGTTCTCGTTCATGCTCATCATCGCCGGCTTCTTGCTCTACAACAACATGTCCCTGACCGCGCTTGCCTGGCCGTCCGCCGTCATTGGTCTCTACCTGCTGCAAGGGGCGCGCGCCGTCCTCGATTTCGACCTGACGCGCCGTCCCACGGTGACCTTTATCCTCTGGCTGGCGGCTGGTCTTGCCAGTATCGGCATGCTGCCATACGCTTACGCCAACGAAGAAAACCGCCGCAAACTGGCGTGGCTGGGTGTGATCGTGCTGGTCGTCATGGCTGCGGCTGCCGCCCTGACAGGTGTGCTCGGCTTCTACGGGCACATTGAAGAAGTGGTCGCCGGACATTAAACGAGAAGGCGTACATCTATGGGGGCGGCTTTCCCACCGCCCCCTTTCTCTGCTGAAAGGGAGGCCGCCATGGCAACACTCATCAGCGAACGGACGCTCTGGCTCATTGTCCATGGTATCGTGCTGGGGAGCGCGTTCCTACTGGCTTTTTCAGCGGGCTTGTTAGGGCTGGTCTCCTACGGATGGGATACAACCTGGCTGCACAAAGACCTGCACCGCTTCCTGCACCGTTTACGCCATGGTATCTGGATCACGGCGTTGCTTTCATGGGTGATTGTCCTGACGGGATCGGGCATTTTGGGACCATGGTATTACGCGGCGCCGCCGCCCGGCGCTGATCTTACGGACTATCCCCGCGCTTATCTGCTTTCCTCGCCCGAACTACGCGCCTGGCACACCTTCGGCATGGAATGGAAAGTCAACATTTCCTGGCTCACCCCTGTGCTGACCACCAGCGTGGCTTTCATCGCGTTTGCCTACGGTCGCCATCTGACGCACGACCGCATATTGCGACGTGTGACGATAGGCTTGTTCACGCTGGCATTTCTGCTGACGGGTATTGCCGCCATGCTCGGAGTTTTGGTGGCGAAAATCGCACCGTTGAAATAAGGAGGGCGCTATGCCGTCAGAACCATCTTCACGCTACACCAACGGCGGGGCTGCCGCAGCACTGGTAGCGGCTGCGCTCGCCGTCTGCACATTCGGCGTGCTCACTCTGCTGATGAGCGTTTCCGCCGCATCCTGGCGTGCGTGGCTGAACTGGCGTATCGGCGCATTTGGCGGCAAGCACATCAGCATGCTTCTGGTGTGGCTCACAGCATGGGGGCTTCTGCATTGGCGCTGGCGGCAACGCACCGTGGCGTGGCGACCGATTGTGTGGACAATTGCCGCTCTCCTGGCTGGGGCGCTGGCACTGACGTTCCCGCCGCTCCTTCATTTCCTCTCATCAGGCGGCTGACCGGGTGAAGGCACCAGTACATCAATGCCATGCCGCACGGCATATGTAGCGGCTTCAATACGATTGGAAAGCCCCAATTTTTGCAAAATGGTGCTCACATGGTTGCGCACCGTTACCGGGCTGAGCGTCAATATCTCGGCAATCTCGGCGTTACTTTTCCCCTGCGCCACCAACGCCAGCACTTCAAGTTCGCGGTCGCTCAAATCACGAAACGCGGCACGCCGCTGCTCTTCTTCGGCTTTCTGCACCTGCGCCACCACCGCCGCCGTCACCTTGGGGTCGAGCACGGCATCACCTTCGGCAACAGCACGAATCGCCCGCACCAGATCGTCGGTGTCGAGATGTTTCAGCACATACCCCGCCGCCCCGGCTTTGAGCGCGTCCAACACCAAAGCATCGTCGGCATACGAGGTTAGCATGAGCACCTGGCAGGGCATCCCCATGCGCCGAATCTCTGCGCACGCGTCAATCCCCGTTCGGTCAGGCAGGCGAATATCCATGAGCACCACATCGGGGCGCAACATGGCACATTGCCGCACGGCATCCGCGGCTGTCGCGGCTTCACCGACCACTTCCATATCGGGCTGGGCGTCCAGCAACGCCC belongs to Ardenticatena maritima and includes:
- a CDS encoding response regulator; the encoded protein is MSKTIRILLVDDHAVVRVGLRALLDAQPDMEVVGEAATAADAVRQCAMLRPDVVLMDIRLPDRTGIDACAEIRRMGMPCQVLMLTSYADDALVLDALKAGAAGYVLKHLDTDDLVRAIRAVAEGDAVLDPKVTAAVVAQVQKAEEEQRRAAFRDLSDRELEVLALVAQGKSNAEIAEILTLSPVTVRNHVSTILQKLGLSNRIEAATYAVRHGIDVLVPSPGQPPDERK
- a CDS encoding DUF981 family protein, coding for MSTLSSHNPLILILALVTAAGAAGAAYLAYVAMGKETPEIRKQFGAIFFITGLFSLGGFAQLILTDWAGFPAGHYSELFGVTTGLFSFMLIIAGFLLYNNMSLTALAWPSAVIGLYLLQGARAVLDFDLTRRPTVTFILWLAAGLASIGMLPYAYANEENRRKLAWLGVIVLVVMAAAAALTGVLGFYGHIEEVVAGH